In Chlorocebus sabaeus isolate Y175 chromosome 9, mChlSab1.0.hap1, whole genome shotgun sequence, the genomic stretch CGGGGTAGGAGGGGAAAGTCTGGAAGGGCAGAGCGCCGGTGCCGGGAGGGCCAGGACTGCCCCctgagccgccgccgccgccccccgcCGCCCCTGGCTGGGGCGCGCCACCCCCAACCTGCGCCGCGCCGTCGGCACCCGGGTTCTGCTTCTTCCACTTGGTCCTGCGATTCTGGAACCAGATTTTGACCTGCGTCTCGGTGAGGCTGAGCGACAGCGCAAGGTTCAGACGCTCGCACACGGACAGGTAGCGTGTGGCCCGGAACTTGTTCTCCAAGGCCACCAGCTGCTCGTAGGTGAAGGCGGTGCGCGCGCGCCGCGGCTTGGCGCAGTTGGGCACCACGCGCCGGCGCCTGGGCCGCGGGGAGCCGGGAGAGCCCGGAGGGGACCCCACAGGGCCGCCCCCGCCGTCCTCGCAGGGCTCCCCAGACGCCAATGCCCCGGCCGGGGCGTCAGGTGAGCGCGCTGGGCCCGGCAGCAAGCGCGCAGCCCGCTCCCGCCGCCGCGGCCTCCCCGGATCCTCcgcatcctcctcctcttccgcTTCGGAACCCTCCAGGGGGGACGCCTGGCCGGCGCCTGGGCCCGCAGCATCTAGGGGAGAAGGGGTCGGTGAACAGAAGCCTCTCCGGGTCCCCAaacctcctcctcgtcctccctAGAGCAAGCAGTTCTCCCCGCAACCCAACTCCGGGTGCTGCTCCTGTCCCCACATCGCGCTTCCCTCAGGCCGGACTGCACATCCTTGCCAGCGGGTTTAGGGGAATGGTGTCCTCTTGCCGTTTACAAATCTGCCATCAAATAGGCGTCCAAGAAATGtatgctaaatgaatgaatgacactccgcattaagaaaaaataatgaccTTATTGGGTGACCATATCGGGAGGTAGGATCATTGTATTAAGACATCTAGATGTCAAACGCCTTTAGGGCTGTACCTTCCCCAGACCCTGGAAGCCTATTTTGGTCTAGGACTCCTAGCAATTAAAAAAGAAGTTATTAAGctctctgccccaccccaccccgacCGCCGCTTTAAAGTGAAATTCCCTTTCCCATCTTCTCTCTCCCGCCGTGTTAATAGAGTTTCAGATTTGTGCGGGGCCGGATCGATAGATGTCATCTATTAAAGGTAAGTTTTAATCGAACAATATTAGGATCAGACAGGGAAAGGGGGTTTGAAGTCCGTACCTGCAAGCTGCGGGCAGGAGATATGCAGGCGCCAGTAATAGAATATCGATCAcgagggtgggggaagggagcgCGGCCCCTCGGAGAGAAGATCCGAACAATTACCAGGCCGCTGGCCCGGGCCCACGTGCGGCCGCCAGAGGCGCCCCGGGCCCCAGGCAATCACCGCCAAActtggggaggggagcagggggcTGCGCGGCATCCAGCCTCCCCGGGGACCAGAGCCACTGACCCTTCAGGGAGCCGCCTTTCCCTGTCTGATCCCACGCTCCACCCAGCAGGACTCCTGCTgtcttccgtccttccttccagCCACAAACTTTCCCAACCCCTTCATCAGGTGTCCGCCAGCGTTGGGAGTAATTCAGAAAGGGTTTCGAGAAGAAAGTACCAAATGTTTCCCAGCACCTCATCCgagccccgcccccagccccagtCAACAGTTGGGTCTGGGGAGCTTGAGAGCGTGGGGCAGCCCAGCCCCGCAGGCATCTCCAGGTGGCACCTGACCTCTCTACTTACCAAGACCCCCGGCGCAAGCCTTAGCCTCAGCTCCTCCATCCATAAAATGGAGGTGATGTTAATGATGCTGTCCAACTCTCAGGTTCCGAAGTTTTCATCACCTTTATCCCAGCCCTTAGCCCAGGTCCTAGCACGTGGCAAGCGCGTTAAATGCCCAATAAATGAGTAAGCCTGGCAAGGTAGGCGCCAGGTAAGTTAAGTCTCCACCGCGAGCATCAGAGCTGTGGTGCGGGTGAGCTTGGAGGGTGAGCAGGGATGCAGCAAATCCCTGTCCCGTAATGCGGGGAGCCTCCTCTCTGCCTCTATCCAGTTCCGAGGCGGGGGCTACACTTCGCACCCGGTCCCGTGCGCCTTCTCTCTTTGAGGAAGACGCCGTTAAGGGCCACTCACCGGGCCCGAGTGTTCCCCCATACACTCCGCAGTGTTGGGGCTGAGGCCGCCTGGGGCCGGGGCCACCTTGCATCTTACCAGGGGTCTCCAGCTGTCGTACAGGGTCCCTGGAGCTGGCATCTTTCCCCGCTTCGATCTCCGCCAAACTTTTCCTGGCTTCCCGGGGCGCCGGGCGCACGGCCGGGAGCGCTGCGCGGGTGAATTTCTGCGGGTCCAGGATGTCCAGGACGGAGAAAGAGATCTTGTGGTGGGAGGGAGCCGCCTTGGCCCCGCCGTCCTGCCATGCCAGCATGCCCGTCGCCCGCGGGCCGGCGGTCGGCGGCGCGGGGTCGGGGATGGCGCCGCTAGGGCTTGCCTCCGGCTATGGCTTGGCCGCAGCTCTCCAGCCGGGAGCCGGGTCCGCGCGGCCAAGTGAAgctggggaggggggcggggaggCGGGGCGGGGAGAGCGGCGTAGGGGGCTGCGCTCCGATTGGCACCGGCGCAGCGCCGGCCAGCCTCGGGACTATCCGGCGCTGTAAGGAGGCCCCTTGCCTGGGCTCCAGGAAGCCTCCGCGCGCCCGGTGCGCGTGCCCGCGGGGACAGTGCAGTCGGCTCCGCGCGCCTCCGCCCAACCCTCTGGGACTCTCGGAGGGCGTCACGTAGACTTCCATCCCGGGGATCCCTTCCCCCGACACACACACCTCTGTGACTTGAGTTTGTGCCCTTTCTCCGGCGCACCCGCCTTAGACTTGGGGATGCAATTGAGGCCAGGACTGCTTACTTCCAGGGAATGCTCAGCGCATCTCCTTCCCCGCCAGTGAATTACTGTAATAGCTTCAGACCCGGTTACCTCGGAGGTAAAATCCCTCACGTTCTCACAGTTTAGAGTTCACAAAACCTTGAGGTTTGCACGATCTCTTTTGATTCTTTGAGCATCCCTGTGAGATGGGCGTCACGTGGCACAGACCACTGTCCccgttttaaagatgaggaaatcgaGTTTCAAAGGTAAGAAGAGATTTGCCCAGAGTCACTGTGAGTTGGTGACAGAGTCTGGGTTTGGACCTGGGTCTTCTACTGGACTGGTCAGTGCTTTTTTAGTACGTCCTGCTATCTCAGAAACGGAGGGAGAAAATCCCGGACTCTCAGTCTTTTGCTTCCACCCAAAGCTAAGCCAGAGGCCAGCAAGAGGTTTGGAGAAGTGATGAGCCCCCACCGGGATGCCTGCCGCTTTGGAAACCTTAGTGGCTTCAGGCACAGAGCCAAGTGAGATGGCTGAAGGTGTCTGCCCTGGTTTGCTATGACCCGGAGCACAGCCCTCGATGGACAAACTTCAGGCCTTCTCCAAAGTCACAGGTTCGATCATTTGCAACAGAAATTGGATCTGAGAATTAGGTTGCATCTCAGACCCCCATTCCCTCCCAGCCCCAGAAGCAGAAGATTCAGAAATGCCTGTCTGGTTTGAATTTAAGGTCAGAGAAGAGAAACAGTTGAAATGGCCCTCATCTGCCCCACCAAGTCCCCTGGGAAGGTGATCACCAGTGGTTGGAGAAGCTTCCACTGACCACACTCAtcctaaatttcttcttttgtctctTGGAGGGCACACAGCAGTCTGTGAGCGCTAAGCATTTGTTTCAGGCAAATTCTGAGACTTCTCCTAGTGTTTGGCTCAGAACCACCTCTGACACTGCTGTTCCTTTCTTCTCTGCCCCATGGGGTTTCCAAACAATGACTTGGCAATTAATATTGTCTGAGCAGGTAAGGagtaggaagaggaggagaaaccTTCTCATTAAAGTGCTGGGGGCTGCTAATCCCATCTGTTATTGAAGAGGCATCCTTAGAAGCCAGCTCCTTGTAGCTTTTCTCATTCAAACCTTGCTGCCCCTCCCAGAGGTGGTCACTGTATTCCCTGCGGACTTTAAAGCCCTGCCGAAATTCAAGCCAGCTTCAGTCCTAAAGTGGAGATGGATTGTGCTTTTAAAGCTCAGGAGAGGAAGTGCCTTTCCCAAGCCCACTGGACCACCTCCCACGAAACGGACTGCACACCATGTgaaaaacccaaagaaaagaTGGCCCTGAAACTAAAAAGTGGTGCCCAAGAACCTGGACTGCAAATCACAGAGCCTTCCTGAAATACAGATAGggtactttgttttctgttttgataaCGCTTTCTCACCCAGTTCtcgatttttttttctaatcttcttttttgtttcttccccttcaccctttTGATCCTAGCCGCTACTTCTACCTTTTCCCaccatgtttacttttttttttttttttttttttttttgagacagagtcttgctctgtcacccaggctggagtgcagtggcgcgatctcagctgactgtgcaacctctgcctcctgggttcaagcaattctcctgcctcagcctcccgagtagctgggattacaggtgcacgccactgtgcctggctaatttttgtattattactagagacaggttttcaacatgttggccaggctggtcttaaactcatgatctcaagtgatctgcccacctcaggctcccaaagtgctgagattacaggcatgagccattgtgcctggctcatgtttacatttttaaatgctaagGTTCTTCAGGGTAGTTAGTAATAGGTTTCCTTAAGTTAGCCCCAGATGGCAGTATGTGGCTTCCCACTGTCCCTCTTATTCATTCTCCTGTAAGAAACCTTGAGACTCTTTATTTTCACAGGATGGTGGGCATTCCAGGGGCCACCCTATACCTTGAACCAGAGGGTCAAGGGAGGCCCAGACGGCCAAGAGTAACCCAAACCCGGATCATTTCCATTGTACTCCATAGATTACctcaaaaaattttgtttaaatgatATGactcatctttcccttgaggttCACGGATGTTAAATATAGGAAAGgagctgaaaaaggaagaagcaaCAAATTGGAGAAAAAGCCAAGAACGGTAGAGGCCATATTCCTTAAACCTGTGAATCTTTACAAACTCCTTATTTTAGTGATTTTCTATTTTGCTTgccccttatttttcttttttttttttcttttttttttggggggggggtgggaCCGGGTgtcgcgctgttgcccaggctaaagtgcattggcgcgatctcagctcactgcagccttcacctcccgggtttaagcgattcttatgcctcagcctcctgagtaactggcgagtagctgcgattacaggtgcgtgccaccacgcccgactaacgttttgttttgtttcagacagagtcttgctctgtctctcacactggagtgcaatggcacgatcttggctcactgcaacctccgccttttgggtttaagcaattctcctgcctcagcctccccaatagcttggattacaggcacacaccaccatgcctggctaatttttgcatttttagtagagacggagtttcaccaagttggccaggctggtcttgaactcctgacctcaggtgttccgcccgccttggcctcccaaagtgctgggattacagatgtgagccaccgcgcccggcctgcacaCTTGTTTTTGACTCTCCATGTCCCTGCCGAGTTTCTGCATCTCCATAGCTTGCGTGAACATGTGTCCCTCAGCGGCCACCCATCTCCATTTTCCTTGCCCATTAAGCTCAAGCACCCACCAGTGGCAGGCAGCATGTCCTAAGATGAGGGAGTcgatctttttaaattttggtttgggGTCAGGTGGGAAGGCTATATTTTCAACTCAGTTTTCACAAGTTAGTCTATGAggtgttcttttgtttgtttgtttgttttttaggaaTGCTTGCTGTGCTTGGCAGCCAGAGTTCAAAGCTCTGGTAAACGCTAGCCTTTAATTGTAAATGACCTCTCCAGCACCAAGGGACATAGAGTCCGGTAAACTAACGACGGACTCTGCTATTTGTGGCTTCCTTCTAAAATCTAGTGCCTGCCCTCTCCCATCTTATAGACCAATTTGAGATGAAGAAGCACATCTTGGGGCAGGTGGCTGAGGTACTGGGAAAAGGGGTTACCCACAGGCTGTCTGGCAGATGAAGTTTCCCTGTTTGTCATCAAACTGTCTTATGAAGCTGTCTCTTTGGCATATATATCCTGCCCTGGGGGCTGGCTCAAAATGCAGGGTTTTACCTGGAGAATTTCAATTGCATTTTACTTCAGGAACATAAGATTTTATCTAAAATGCTTTAACACGGCTCATAATATTgcctgcccccacccacccccccacACTCCCTCTGCATAAACTGCAAATTCTTTCCATTGTTAACACTATTCATGGCACGCAGCGGCTCTTCAAGGCTGTGTTGGAATTATAAGCACCTTTGTTTGTGGAATACCTTGGGAAGCTTGGCACCATTGATTTGCATCAGTGCCTCCGGAATAGCCTTTGCCTCCTCCTTAAAGATACTATCTAAACTGTGAAATTCATTAAATAGCCCCAGAAATGGATCAGGTTATTTAACACAACATCCCTAATGGTGCAATATCTCAGCTGTCTGCACTGATAGTGAACATTGTCTTGGATAGTGTTATCAGCCCAGGACACCCGCTATGAATATTGATCCTGAGCTTGTTACAGGCATCACTTGCCATCAGGACAGGTCAGGGTTGGAACCCACCTAGCATCAAAGCAATTTAAAGACAGCACTCAGGCAGAATTTTAATACccaggctggaaaaaaaaaaaaaaaaaaaaaaatcaactccatGCACAGAGGGAGGACTTGCTAGATCTGggtatattttatagaaataccGTGGGTATAAATACACATGTGAGGATGTTAGCGAGCCAAACACATGGCCAAATTGTACTGAAAGGGATGCTCATTGCCTCCTGGTCTTTTACAAAACAggtggccagaaaaaaaaattacctaggaCCTCCTCCTCCACTGTTCCCCATGTTGAAGAATGTATCCTGTTCTTTGGGTAGCAGGTTTCTCTTTAAGTTGGATGAGTAAGAGAGGACATTTCTATCCCTCCGGTGTTGATGGGAGACCCAGTGGAGTTTCTTGTGTGCCATCTATTGCCTGCAGCCAAGTACTAAGCATGAGCATTCACATTACCTCGTGCTACAATGAACACAGAGATCAGAAatacctggccaggcacagtggctcatgcctgtaatcccagcactttgggaggccaaggagggcagatcacttgaggccaggagttcaagaccagcctggtcaacatggtgaaaccccatctctgttaaaaacacaaaaaaattaggccaggcgcggtagctcacacctgtaatcccagcactttgggaggccgaggcaagtggatcacgagggcagtagttcgagaccagcctcgcccacgtggtgaaaccctatctctattaaaaatataaaaactagctgggcacaggagtgcacacctgtagtctcagctactcgggaggctgaggcaggagaatcgcttgaacccaggagcagaggttgcagtgagctgagatcatgccactgcactccagcctgtgtgacagagtaagactctgtatccaaaaaaaaaaaaaaaaattaggccaagggaggccaaggcaagtggatcatgaggtcagtagttcgagaccagcctggccaacatagtgaaaccctgtctctactaaaaatataaaaaccagctgggtgcaggagtgcacacctgtagtctcagctactcgggaggctga encodes the following:
- the NKX1-2 gene encoding NK1 transcription factor-related protein 2 — encoded protein: MLAWQDGGAKAAPSHHKISFSVLDILDPQKFTRAALPAVRPAPREARKSLAEIEAGKDASSRDPVRQLETPDAAGPGAGQASPLEGSEAEEEEDAEDPGRPRRRERAARLLPGPARSPDAPAGALASGEPCEDGGGGPVGSPPGSPGSPRPRRRRVVPNCAKPRRARTAFTYEQLVALENKFRATRYLSVCERLNLALSLSLTETQVKIWFQNRRTKWKKQNPGADGAAQVGGGAPQPGAAGGGGGGSGGSPGPPGTGALPFQTFPSYPAANVLFPAAPSFPLTAAVPGSPFAPFLGRSYLTPFYAPHL